A stretch of Paenibacillus peoriae DNA encodes these proteins:
- the fumC gene encoding class II fumarate hydratase, with the protein MNYRIEKDTLGEIKVPADRLWGAQTQRSKENFPIGSEKMPLEVIQAFAVLKKSAAISNYKLGKLSQEKQDAIIYAADEILAGRVDDHFPLVVWQTGSGTQSNMNVNEVIAHLGSQWLQEQGKDTKLHPNDDVNMSQSSNDTFPTALHVAGVIAVEDRLLPAIDKLKETFQQKSEQFKDIIKIGRTHLQDATPLTLGQEISGWYAMLDKSKRMIIDTVQYMKELAIGGTAVGTGINAHPEFGSRTSAEISSFTGKTFTSAPNKFHALTSHDEVVAVHGAVKALAADLMKIANDVRWLASGPRSGLGEITIPANEPGSSIMPGKVNPTQSEALTMVVTQVMGNDAAIGFAASQGNFELNVFKPVIIYNFLQSVHLLADSIIAFNDNCAVGIEPDLTKIEHNLNNSLMLVTALNPHIGYENAAKIAKLAHAEGLSLKEAALRSGLLTEEQFDQYVVPAHMIHPKA; encoded by the coding sequence TTGAACTACCGCATTGAAAAGGATACGTTGGGCGAAATCAAAGTACCGGCAGACCGTCTGTGGGGAGCGCAAACACAGCGCAGCAAGGAAAATTTCCCGATTGGCTCGGAGAAAATGCCATTAGAGGTCATACAGGCGTTCGCGGTGCTTAAAAAGAGCGCGGCGATCAGTAACTATAAGCTGGGTAAGCTATCACAGGAGAAGCAGGACGCGATTATTTATGCAGCGGACGAGATTCTCGCAGGGCGGGTTGATGACCATTTCCCGTTGGTTGTATGGCAGACAGGGAGCGGAACGCAGTCCAATATGAATGTGAATGAAGTGATTGCTCACCTGGGGAGCCAATGGTTACAAGAGCAGGGAAAGGATACGAAGCTGCATCCTAATGACGATGTTAACATGTCGCAAAGCTCGAATGATACGTTTCCCACGGCGCTTCATGTAGCGGGGGTCATTGCAGTGGAGGATCGTTTGTTGCCTGCCATCGATAAGCTGAAAGAGACTTTTCAACAGAAGTCAGAGCAATTCAAGGATATTATAAAAATTGGGCGAACCCATTTACAAGATGCGACACCGCTTACGCTGGGTCAGGAAATAAGCGGTTGGTATGCAATGTTAGACAAGAGCAAGCGAATGATCATCGACACGGTGCAATACATGAAGGAGCTAGCGATTGGTGGTACAGCGGTGGGGACAGGAATTAATGCTCATCCAGAGTTTGGCTCCCGAACCTCAGCGGAAATTTCCAGTTTCACTGGCAAAACGTTCACTTCTGCACCCAATAAATTTCATGCACTGACCAGCCACGATGAAGTGGTGGCCGTACATGGAGCAGTCAAAGCGCTCGCTGCCGACTTGATGAAAATCGCCAATGATGTTCGTTGGCTGGCAAGTGGTCCGCGTAGCGGCTTGGGCGAAATCACGATTCCTGCTAACGAGCCAGGTAGCTCCATCATGCCCGGCAAGGTAAATCCGACCCAGAGTGAAGCACTGACGATGGTCGTTACGCAAGTCATGGGTAATGATGCAGCTATCGGCTTTGCAGCAAGTCAGGGTAATTTTGAACTGAACGTGTTTAAGCCAGTAATCATATACAATTTTTTGCAGTCTGTTCATCTGCTGGCCGATTCCATCATTGCTTTTAATGACAACTGTGCCGTTGGCATCGAGCCTGATCTCACGAAGATTGAGCACAATTTGAATAATTCACTGATGCTGGTGACGGCATTGAATCCACATATCGGATATGAAAATGCCGCTAAAATCGCCAAACTTGCACATGCAGAAGGGCTGTCCCTAAAAGAAGCGGCACTCCGCAGCGGACTGTTGACTGAAGAACAGTTCGATCAATATGTTGTACCTGCGCATATGATTCATCCTAAAGCCTAA
- the gerQ gene encoding spore coat protein GerQ, with translation MISQQAYRPVSYPAGSGYPEWPRGMNPVGTMQPISTFPPQVNSGSAMTPAGMVVQSQTPQFEQSYIENILRLNLGKTGTFYMTYENNREWNAKIFKGILEAAGRDHIIISDPATGKRTILLMVNLDYATFDEPLLYQYPGVIGNPGASPVR, from the coding sequence ATGATTTCACAGCAAGCTTACCGTCCTGTTTCTTATCCTGCTGGTAGCGGGTATCCCGAATGGCCCAGAGGGATGAATCCGGTCGGAACTATGCAGCCCATCAGCACCTTCCCCCCTCAGGTTAACAGCGGTAGTGCGATGACACCGGCTGGTATGGTGGTACAGAGCCAGACTCCACAATTTGAGCAATCATATATTGAAAACATTTTGCGCTTGAACTTGGGTAAAACAGGTACCTTTTATATGACGTATGAAAATAACCGGGAATGGAATGCGAAAATATTCAAAGGTATTCTGGAAGCAGCGGGTCGTGACCACATTATTATCAGTGATCCGGCTACGGGCAAGCGGACGATTTTGCTGATGGTGAATCTGGACTATGCTACTTTTGATGAGCCATTGTTGTACCAATATCCCGGCGTCATCGGGAATCCGGGTGCATCCCCGGTTCGCTGA
- a CDS encoding FadR/GntR family transcriptional regulator, protein MNFPFQAVKRKQIADEVAEQLQRKIATGEWDVGTKIPTEPELMKLFGVGRSTVREAVSVLVHAGLLEKKQGHGTFVCQPTTSQEPLDYRLSRAEIIEVYEVRSVLELEIARLAALRRKDEDLRLMREALDRRAATLAAGDMNGYLDADITFHLAVAGATRNKVLTDVYGSFVEAIRKALNNLITDPAMQNHFTVQHEKIYEAIRDQDGKAAELYSIQHLDGTKLELQKHMGSS, encoded by the coding sequence ATGAATTTTCCTTTTCAAGCCGTCAAACGCAAGCAAATCGCCGATGAAGTAGCTGAACAGCTGCAACGAAAAATTGCTACTGGTGAATGGGATGTGGGCACTAAGATTCCAACCGAACCTGAGCTCATGAAGCTATTCGGAGTCGGGCGATCTACAGTACGTGAAGCGGTTAGCGTTCTGGTGCATGCCGGTCTATTAGAGAAAAAGCAAGGACACGGAACTTTTGTTTGCCAACCGACAACTTCTCAAGAGCCATTGGATTACCGTCTAAGCCGTGCTGAAATTATTGAGGTTTATGAAGTGCGGAGTGTGTTGGAACTAGAGATTGCCAGATTGGCTGCGTTACGTCGTAAAGACGAGGATCTACGCTTGATGCGTGAGGCGCTGGATCGTCGTGCTGCAACCCTGGCCGCTGGAGATATGAACGGGTATTTGGATGCGGATATCACTTTTCACTTGGCTGTTGCCGGAGCTACACGCAATAAGGTGCTTACAGATGTATATGGCAGCTTTGTAGAGGCCATTCGCAAGGCGTTGAACAATCTCATTACCGATCCGGCGATGCAAAATCATTTTACTGTGCAGCATGAAAAAATATATGAAGCAATCCGGGATCAGGATGGCAAGGCTGCCGAGCTGTATAGTATTCAACATTTGGACGGCACCAAGCTGGAGCTGCAAAAGCATATGGGAAGTTCATAA
- a CDS encoding aminopeptidase, translating into MSDFQQKLQKYAELAVRVGANVHPGQTLIVHAPILSAELVRLIVKSAYTAGAKLVTVKWSDETITRLQYELAPDETFNIAPKWYAAEMTEEVENGAAVLHVIAENPDLLQGIPSSRITAAQRVRSHELRQYREYQMADKFSWSLIAYPSAEWAAKVFPDLPASEQMDKLWDAIFSTVRVDLDNPVEAWKEHLKTLSSKSDILNAKRYKKLHYLAPGTDLTIELAKDHLWVAAESVNQQGHTFVANMPTEEVFTAPLKTGVNGKVSSTKPLSYSGNIIDNFSLTFENGRIVDVQAETGLETLQHLVEMDEGSHYLGEVALVPHKSPISDKNILFYNTLFDENASNHLAIGNAYAFNLKGGKDMTQEQLAANGLNSSLTHVDFMIGSSEMDINGVTEDGTEEPIFRKGNWAI; encoded by the coding sequence ATGTCAGATTTTCAACAAAAATTGCAAAAATATGCCGAGTTAGCCGTTCGGGTCGGCGCCAATGTCCATCCTGGGCAGACACTCATCGTTCATGCACCAATTTTGTCCGCCGAACTCGTGAGACTTATCGTCAAATCAGCGTATACTGCCGGAGCCAAGCTGGTTACAGTAAAATGGAGTGATGAAACCATTACTCGATTACAGTATGAACTAGCTCCTGATGAAACTTTTAATATTGCTCCCAAATGGTATGCAGCCGAAATGACTGAAGAGGTCGAAAATGGCGCAGCTGTACTGCATGTCATTGCAGAAAATCCGGATTTGCTTCAGGGGATTCCGTCCAGCCGAATTACTGCTGCTCAGCGCGTGCGGTCACATGAATTACGTCAATACCGCGAATATCAAATGGCCGACAAATTCAGTTGGTCTCTGATTGCTTATCCTTCTGCAGAATGGGCTGCCAAAGTATTCCCTGATCTGCCAGCTTCCGAGCAAATGGATAAACTGTGGGATGCCATTTTCAGCACCGTGCGTGTGGATCTGGATAACCCCGTGGAGGCATGGAAAGAGCATTTGAAAACCCTTTCCAGTAAATCTGATATTTTAAATGCCAAACGCTATAAAAAGCTGCATTATCTGGCTCCAGGCACAGATCTCACCATCGAATTGGCAAAAGATCATCTGTGGGTAGCGGCTGAAAGCGTCAACCAACAGGGACATACTTTTGTAGCCAATATGCCTACTGAGGAAGTGTTTACAGCTCCGCTTAAAACGGGAGTGAACGGTAAGGTCAGCAGCACCAAGCCACTTAGCTACAGCGGAAATATCATCGACAACTTTTCACTGACTTTTGAAAATGGACGTATTGTCGATGTTCAGGCAGAAACCGGTTTGGAAACTCTTCAGCATCTCGTAGAAATGGATGAAGGCTCACACTACCTGGGTGAGGTTGCTCTTGTGCCTCACAAGTCACCTATCTCTGATAAAAATATTTTATTCTATAATACGTTGTTTGATGAAAATGCCTCTAACCACTTGGCCATCGGTAATGCTTATGCATTTAACCTTAAAGGCGGCAAGGATATGACTCAAGAGCAGTTGGCTGCCAACGGCCTGAATTCCAGTCTGACTCACGTCGACTTTATGATTGGTTCAAGTGAAATGGACATCAACGGCGTTACTGAGGACGGTACTGAGGAACCTATCTTCCGTAAAGGAAATTGGGCGATCTAA
- a CDS encoding hemolysin family protein: MFNLFIVFALVLLNGFFVSAEFAMVKVRGSRIETLVEAGNKKAVYAANMLHNLDAYLSACQLGITLASLGLGWIGEPAIAHLIEPVFTAAGLGAVYVHGTAVVIAFIVITILHIVLGELAPKTIAIRKSETITLYSAMLMTWFYKLMYPFIWALNGMANSLLRLFRLEPVSENDDSAHTGDEIRILMKESNKSGLIDNTELALVDNIFDFTDTTAREIMIPRTEMICLYSNESTEENLAIATESMRTRYPICAEDKDHIIGFIHIKDLLRANTLDTRTMIRPILAVPESTQISDLLKRMQRSKTQIAILIDEYGGTSGMVTLEDIMEEIVGEIQDEFDQERPSCEQINDEEFSIDGMLLIDEVNDRFGLDLDHEDYDTVGGWLYSHVEVIPPQPGQTVMFEGCMFTVEEVENKRISRIRLIKQPIVVEEAGVS; the protein is encoded by the coding sequence ATGTTTAACTTATTTATTGTTTTTGCATTAGTACTATTGAATGGTTTTTTTGTATCTGCGGAATTTGCCATGGTGAAGGTCAGAGGCAGCCGTATTGAGACTTTGGTGGAGGCGGGCAATAAAAAGGCCGTATACGCCGCCAATATGTTACACAACTTGGACGCTTATTTGTCTGCCTGCCAGTTGGGTATTACACTGGCATCGTTGGGACTAGGATGGATCGGAGAGCCGGCCATCGCACATTTGATCGAACCTGTATTTACAGCCGCTGGATTAGGAGCGGTATATGTGCACGGTACTGCCGTGGTTATTGCATTTATTGTTATTACGATTCTGCATATTGTGTTGGGTGAATTGGCGCCCAAAACGATAGCTATTCGTAAATCTGAGACCATTACGCTGTATTCAGCCATGCTGATGACTTGGTTTTACAAGTTGATGTATCCATTCATATGGGCGTTAAATGGAATGGCGAACAGCCTGCTGCGTTTATTCCGTCTGGAGCCGGTATCCGAGAATGACGATTCCGCGCATACCGGAGATGAAATACGCATTCTGATGAAAGAAAGCAATAAGAGCGGACTAATTGATAATACGGAATTGGCGCTTGTTGATAATATATTTGATTTTACCGACACGACCGCCAGGGAAATCATGATTCCGCGAACTGAGATGATCTGCTTATACAGTAATGAGTCCACAGAAGAAAATCTCGCGATTGCGACGGAAAGCATGAGAACCCGTTATCCAATCTGCGCCGAAGATAAGGACCATATTATCGGCTTTATCCATATTAAGGACCTTCTGCGGGCGAACACACTGGATACCCGTACGATGATTCGACCGATTCTTGCTGTCCCTGAATCTACGCAAATTAGTGATCTGCTCAAACGCATGCAGCGTAGCAAGACGCAAATCGCAATTTTGATTGATGAATATGGCGGTACATCGGGTATGGTAACGCTGGAAGATATTATGGAAGAAATCGTTGGTGAAATTCAGGATGAGTTCGATCAGGAACGTCCGAGTTGTGAGCAGATTAATGACGAGGAATTTTCCATTGACGGCATGTTATTAATTGATGAAGTGAACGACCGCTTTGGGCTGGATCTTGATCATGAGGATTATGATACGGTAGGGGGCTGGCTATACTCACATGTCGAGGTTATTCCCCCACAGCCTGGTCAGACTGTAATGTTTGAGGGATGTATGTTCACGGTAGAAGAAGTTGAAAACAAGCGGATTTCACGTATTCGGCTGATAAAACAGCCTATCGTCGTGGAAGAAGCAGGAGTCTCATAA
- the bioB gene encoding biotin synthase BioB: MNLLNEVIDWGSLAEKAIHGSRVSLEEGIAVLEADDEELLPIMQAAFRVRHHFYEKKVKLNMIMNAKSGLCPEDCGYCSQSIVSTAPVNKYSMLDKESLLAGAREAVARRAGTYCIVASGKGPTDRELDQVIEAVQEITHTMPLKICACLGILKGDQARRLAEAGVHRYNHNLNTSKANYPSITTTHTYDQRVETVKMAQSHGMSPCSGVIIGMGETNEEIVQMAYALRELDADSIPVNFLNPVPGTPLEGAKRISPIQALKVLALFRFICPSKEIRVAGGRELNLRSLQPLCLYAANSIFVGDYLTTEGQEVTFDHQMIEDLGFEIEMCALSTV; encoded by the coding sequence ATGAATTTACTAAACGAGGTTATAGATTGGGGCTCGTTGGCTGAAAAAGCAATACACGGCAGCCGTGTATCGCTGGAAGAAGGCATAGCGGTACTGGAAGCCGATGATGAGGAGTTATTACCGATTATGCAAGCTGCATTTCGAGTACGACACCATTTTTACGAAAAAAAAGTAAAGCTCAACATGATCATGAACGCCAAAAGTGGCCTGTGCCCAGAGGATTGCGGTTATTGCTCACAATCTATCGTATCCACGGCGCCTGTGAACAAGTATAGTATGTTGGACAAGGAATCACTGTTGGCTGGAGCTAGGGAAGCAGTTGCACGGAGAGCAGGGACGTATTGCATCGTAGCTTCGGGCAAGGGCCCAACAGATCGGGAGCTGGATCAGGTGATTGAGGCTGTACAAGAAATTACTCATACAATGCCACTCAAAATTTGCGCTTGCTTAGGGATTCTCAAGGGAGATCAGGCACGGCGGTTGGCAGAGGCTGGGGTACATCGATACAATCATAATTTAAATACAAGTAAGGCCAACTATCCCTCGATTACAACCACACATACATACGATCAACGCGTCGAAACTGTGAAAATGGCACAATCTCACGGAATGTCTCCATGCTCTGGCGTTATTATCGGGATGGGGGAAACGAATGAGGAAATCGTTCAAATGGCTTATGCCTTACGGGAGTTGGATGCTGACTCTATTCCGGTTAACTTCTTGAATCCAGTCCCCGGAACCCCATTGGAGGGAGCAAAGCGAATATCACCTATCCAAGCTTTGAAAGTGCTGGCACTGTTCCGATTCATCTGTCCATCCAAAGAAATACGCGTTGCAGGTGGACGAGAGTTGAATTTACGCTCATTACAACCGTTATGCCTGTATGCAGCGAATTCAATTTTTGTTGGAGATTATTTAACGACAGAAGGCCAAGAGGTCACATTTGATCATCAAATGATTGAAGATCTTGGTTTTGAAATTGAGATGTGTGCCCTTTCAACCGTATAA
- a CDS encoding 2-isopropylmalate synthase: MRKIWVLDTTLRDGEQSPGVSLTSTEKVEIALQLQKLGVDRIETGFPATSPGEITSMQEIAKQVTQATLVGFARSKEQDIDAVREALRGAEDACLHLFLATSPIHRHHKLRMDKTKVLETAAAAIRYGRKYFSKVEFSAEDASRTELDFICEVVDMAIRAGATIVNLPDTVGYASPDQFGEMFRIVKQQVPGIEKIQLSTHCHDDLGMATANTLAAIRNGVDQFEGTINGIGERAGNTPIEEVALALDTRTELYGAQTSLVLEELYATSRLVSKRTGMSVPGNKAIVGANAFAHESGIHQDGMLKERTTYEIVSPERIGLKTSKLVLGKHSGRHAFKEKLADMGFDALTEEQLQETFRKFKALTDKKKQVLDEDLLVLMDESRNASPQMYTLDSIQVSYGNQSVPVASIRLGKQDGTAIDEVAMGNGSVDAIFHAIDKASGEEVELEDYSIQSVTYGKDALGEVHAILRQGEYTALGRGTSTDILEASAKAYIDALNKLLGRKEVHAKSNITIS, translated from the coding sequence ATGCGCAAAATATGGGTGTTGGACACAACGTTAAGAGATGGAGAACAATCACCAGGAGTTAGCTTAACTAGCACGGAAAAGGTGGAAATTGCCCTTCAGCTGCAAAAATTAGGCGTAGATCGGATTGAGACCGGCTTTCCAGCAACCTCGCCTGGTGAGATCACCAGCATGCAGGAGATTGCCAAACAGGTTACCCAAGCGACACTGGTTGGTTTTGCGCGCTCGAAAGAACAGGATATTGATGCGGTCAGAGAGGCGCTACGAGGAGCAGAGGATGCCTGTCTTCATTTGTTTCTGGCTACCTCACCTATTCACCGCCACCATAAGCTTCGAATGGATAAAACGAAAGTATTAGAGACCGCTGCTGCTGCCATTCGTTATGGACGCAAGTATTTCAGCAAGGTAGAATTTTCAGCAGAGGACGCCAGTCGTACCGAACTGGACTTTATTTGTGAGGTCGTAGATATGGCGATTCGTGCTGGAGCGACAATCGTCAATTTACCGGATACGGTGGGATATGCCTCCCCGGATCAGTTCGGTGAAATGTTTAGAATTGTAAAACAACAAGTGCCCGGTATCGAAAAAATACAACTTAGCACACATTGTCATGACGATCTTGGTATGGCAACAGCTAACACGCTGGCGGCCATCCGTAATGGTGTAGACCAATTTGAAGGTACCATCAATGGCATCGGTGAGCGAGCCGGAAATACACCTATCGAAGAAGTTGCACTGGCCCTTGACACCAGAACCGAGCTTTATGGTGCACAAACGAGTCTGGTTTTGGAGGAACTGTATGCTACCAGTCGCCTAGTGAGCAAACGAACGGGGATGTCGGTGCCGGGAAACAAGGCTATTGTTGGAGCCAATGCGTTTGCTCACGAGTCTGGTATACACCAAGACGGAATGCTTAAAGAGCGTACAACATATGAGATCGTGTCCCCTGAGCGTATTGGTCTGAAGACGAGTAAACTTGTGTTGGGCAAGCACTCGGGTCGACATGCATTTAAAGAAAAACTGGCGGACATGGGCTTTGATGCTTTGACGGAGGAACAGCTGCAAGAGACGTTCCGCAAATTCAAAGCATTGACGGATAAGAAAAAACAGGTGTTGGATGAAGACTTGCTCGTCCTGATGGACGAAAGCCGCAATGCCTCGCCTCAAATGTACACACTGGATTCCATTCAGGTGTCTTATGGTAATCAGTCGGTTCCAGTCGCATCCATTCGATTGGGTAAACAAGATGGGACAGCAATTGATGAAGTGGCAATGGGTAACGGTTCTGTAGATGCGATTTTCCATGCTATAGACAAGGCCAGTGGTGAAGAGGTGGAGTTGGAGGATTATTCGATCCAATCTGTAACTTATGGCAAAGACGCATTGGGGGAAGTGCACGCCATTTTGAGGCAAGGAGAGTACACAGCTCTGGGAAGAGGCACAAGTACTGATATTTTGGAAGCTAGCGCCAAAGCTTACATCGATGCGCTGAACAAGCTACTGGGCAGAAAAGAAGTACATGCCAAAAGCAATATCACCATTAGTTGA
- a CDS encoding glycerol dehydrogenase, with product MSEKVFISPGKYVQGKNVIDKTGEYVKPLGRTALVIADKLVWEIAADRVVKSLELADITAVKIEFQGEASKNEVNRIVDQGRSAQVDIVIGVGGGKTLDTAKAVNELLGSSVVIIPTTASTDAPTSALSVLYTDEGAFDTYSFFSKNPSLILVDTKVISQAPPLFLSSGIADAMATWIEARAVIEARATTMAGGLPTLAAEAIASKCEEVLFDYGLQAYESVKRKVVTPALEAVVEANTLLSGLGFESGGLAGAHAIHNGFTVLEGDIHHLTHGQKVAFGTLVQLALEKRPLSEVERYIDFYLKLDLPVTLEDIKLQETSREDLYRVAQAATKEGETAHNLPFAVTADDVLDAILAADQYSLAYKAKIGHRN from the coding sequence ATGAGCGAAAAAGTATTTATTAGTCCAGGTAAATATGTGCAAGGGAAAAATGTGATTGATAAAACAGGTGAGTATGTTAAGCCATTAGGCCGTACTGCCTTGGTTATTGCGGACAAGCTGGTTTGGGAGATTGCAGCCGACCGCGTGGTAAAAAGTCTGGAACTGGCTGATATTACAGCAGTTAAAATTGAATTTCAAGGGGAAGCCTCCAAAAACGAAGTCAACCGTATTGTGGATCAGGGACGAAGCGCCCAGGTCGACATTGTCATTGGTGTAGGTGGCGGTAAAACGCTGGATACCGCTAAAGCTGTAAATGAACTTCTCGGTTCCTCAGTTGTGATTATTCCAACGACTGCTTCTACAGATGCCCCTACTAGTGCACTATCTGTTTTGTACACCGACGAAGGTGCATTTGATACGTATTCCTTTTTCAGTAAAAATCCGAGCCTGATCCTAGTGGACACAAAAGTCATATCTCAAGCACCGCCCTTATTCCTCTCCTCAGGCATTGCAGATGCCATGGCGACGTGGATTGAAGCCCGTGCGGTCATTGAAGCTCGCGCAACGACAATGGCTGGTGGTTTGCCAACTTTGGCGGCAGAAGCCATTGCGTCCAAGTGTGAGGAAGTTCTTTTCGATTACGGACTGCAGGCTTACGAATCCGTGAAACGCAAAGTCGTCACACCTGCGCTTGAAGCGGTAGTGGAGGCGAATACGTTGCTAAGCGGTTTGGGCTTTGAAAGCGGCGGTTTGGCAGGCGCACATGCGATTCACAATGGTTTTACCGTTCTGGAAGGAGATATTCATCACCTAACACATGGTCAGAAGGTAGCTTTTGGCACCTTAGTCCAGCTTGCCTTGGAAAAAAGACCTTTGTCCGAGGTGGAGCGGTATATTGACTTTTATCTAAAACTCGATCTGCCTGTCACGCTGGAAGACATTAAGCTACAGGAAACTTCCCGAGAGGATTTGTACCGGGTAGCTCAGGCTGCTACCAAAGAAGGCGAAACTGCTCACAATCTACCATTTGCTGTCACAGCGGATGATGTGCTTGATGCAATTTTAGCGGCTGACCAGTATTCACTTGCCTATAAGGCCAAAATTGGACATAGAAACTAA
- a CDS encoding aldose 1-epimerase: MTQQHAAIGDLYYGIPAIRLKFGRYEAVALPGNGANLISFRDNETGYSFLREPDAESIEAFKQSPSVYGIPFLFPPNRYEDGKFLWNGVTYELPINEEATHNHLHGFLHTVRWEVEDYGSGEQGSYVVMNQHVREGHPMFRYLPFTFTMKLTYSLDEFGLHQRYVIHNEGDQPIPNLFAFHTAIRVPFVPDSSPEDYKIKVTIGERRELTERLLATGQFQPLSPEEELLKTTGVSPYFASMDNHYTAAPQNGRNYMELTHSKTGATLVYDVGTAYKHWMIWNNKANKEFICPEPQMNMINAPNRPDLPAEEIGLIALAPGHIFEATSRLYCITPNKSKS; encoded by the coding sequence ATGACACAACAACATGCTGCAATTGGTGATCTTTATTATGGAATACCGGCGATTCGTCTTAAATTTGGACGATATGAAGCGGTTGCCCTGCCGGGAAACGGCGCAAATCTGATTTCTTTTCGTGACAATGAAACGGGATATTCTTTTCTGCGTGAGCCAGATGCTGAGAGCATAGAGGCTTTTAAGCAAAGCCCATCCGTTTACGGAATTCCTTTCCTGTTCCCTCCGAATCGGTATGAGGATGGAAAATTCCTGTGGAATGGTGTTACATATGAGCTGCCGATAAATGAAGAGGCGACCCACAACCATCTGCACGGCTTTTTACACACTGTTCGGTGGGAGGTCGAGGACTACGGTTCCGGGGAGCAGGGCAGCTATGTGGTAATGAATCAGCATGTAAGGGAAGGACATCCCATGTTCCGCTATTTACCCTTCACCTTTACCATGAAATTAACGTACAGTCTGGACGAATTTGGCCTGCATCAGCGTTATGTGATCCATAACGAGGGCGATCAACCGATCCCCAATTTATTTGCCTTTCACACAGCGATTCGCGTTCCGTTCGTACCCGATAGCTCGCCTGAGGACTACAAGATTAAGGTCACAATCGGTGAGCGTCGTGAGCTGACGGAACGGTTGTTGGCCACAGGTCAGTTCCAGCCTTTATCTCCGGAAGAGGAACTGCTGAAGACGACGGGAGTTAGTCCTTATTTTGCCTCTATGGATAATCATTACACGGCAGCTCCGCAAAATGGACGCAACTACATGGAACTGACACACAGTAAGACAGGTGCTACCCTCGTATACGATGTAGGTACAGCTTATAAGCATTGGATGATCTGGAATAACAAAGCGAACAAGGAATTCATCTGTCCTGAGCCGCAAATGAACATGATCAATGCACCGAATCGTCCAGACCTACCAGCGGAGGAGATCGGATTGATAGCACTGGCTCCAGGCCATATTTTTGAAGCAACCAGCCGTTTGTATTGTATTACACCTAATAAATCGAAATCCTAG
- a CDS encoding MBL fold metallo-hydrolase, giving the protein MANHLFTEGMTANEEAAPDLLSLRTLFVNMCFIGEPGSRSWVLVDTGMTGFTDSIIRLAEERFTGPPIAIVLTHGHFDHVGSVIELVQHWGTPVYAHPLELPYLTGMKDYQKPDPSVGGGLMSGISFLYPNDAIDLDDRITSLPQDGSVPGAPGWKWLHTPGHTPGHVSLFHERRRLMVAGDAFITVKQESVLAVILQEKEIHGPPAYFTTDWQAAQRSVEMLAKLKPEIAVTGHGHYMHGTELTYQLERLAGDFEHMAVPKQGRYV; this is encoded by the coding sequence TTGGCAAATCATCTGTTCACCGAAGGAATGACGGCAAATGAAGAGGCTGCTCCCGATCTCCTGAGCTTACGGACGCTGTTTGTAAATATGTGTTTTATTGGGGAGCCAGGAAGCCGTTCCTGGGTGCTGGTGGATACGGGGATGACAGGATTTACAGACTCGATTATACGCCTGGCAGAGGAACGGTTCACTGGCCCTCCGATCGCTATTGTGCTTACACATGGTCATTTTGACCATGTGGGTTCGGTTATTGAGTTGGTACAGCATTGGGGTACACCTGTTTATGCACATCCTTTGGAATTACCTTATTTGACGGGAATGAAGGATTATCAAAAACCTGACCCTAGTGTAGGGGGAGGTTTAATGTCGGGCATTTCCTTCTTATACCCCAATGATGCTATAGATCTCGATGATCGCATCACCTCCCTGCCCCAAGATGGCAGTGTCCCTGGTGCCCCTGGTTGGAAGTGGCTGCATACGCCAGGACATACTCCTGGTCATGTATCGCTTTTTCATGAGCGAAGAAGGTTAATGGTGGCCGGTGACGCTTTTATTACGGTGAAACAGGAATCGGTACTGGCCGTTATTTTACAGGAAAAAGAAATACACGGGCCTCCTGCGTATTTTACAACAGATTGGCAAGCTGCGCAGCGCTCGGTGGAAATGCTGGCCAAGTTAAAGCCTGAGATTGCAGTTACAGGACATGGTCATTACATGCATGGTACTGAGCTGACATATCAGCTGGAGCGACTGGCAGGAGATTTTGAGCACATGGCTGTACCCAAACAAGGACGTTATGTGTAG